The following coding sequences are from one Humulus lupulus chromosome X, drHumLupu1.1, whole genome shotgun sequence window:
- the LOC133805093 gene encoding uncharacterized protein LOC133805093 yields MESSLGMALTGALALHRSISRSKAWLEVMRGEHQAVLAAQQTTLAALKIAQKQEHEAKDALAAARAELDASRPKLQEVEATKAVLEAVTAELEEAKAARAALDFAKTETTKAKDALATEKAASSSAMEDMLYHCWVFNPDGDFSFLGADVRELFLEGFKARLQQEVPSETGETSTAAE; encoded by the exons atggagtcttcattgggaatggctctaacg ggtgccttggctcttcaccggagcatatctagGTCCAAGGCTTGGCTCGAGGtcatgaggggcgagcaccaggctgtTTTGGCCGCACAGCAGACTACCTTGGCCGCCCTGAAGAttgcccaaaagcaggaacatgaggctaaggatgccttggcggccgcgcGGGCCGAGCTTGATGCTTCCCGTCCCAAGCTGCAAGAGgtcgaggctaccaaggccgTGCTAGAAGCTGTAACGgccgaactcgaggaggccaaggctgcccgggCCGCGCTAGACTTTGCGAAAACCGAGACCACGAAGGCCAAGGACGCCTTGGCaacggagaaggcagcttccagctccgccatggaggacatgctataccactgctgggtTTTCAACccggatggcgacttctccttcctagGAGCGGATGTCAGGGAGCTCTtcctggaggggtttaaagctcgtctTCAGCAAGAGGTgccttctgagaccggggagacctccacagcggccgagtag